The following coding sequences are from one Thermodesulfobacteriota bacterium window:
- the nrdR gene encoding transcriptional regulator NrdR gives MKCPFCAHIEDKVIDSRLSQDGIATRRRRECLECGKRYTTYERIEETLPLVVKKDGRREAFDRTKILGGIRTACRKRPVSIEEVEGSVARVETRFMESGKREVPSTDVGEAVMEELKALDEVAYVRFASVYREFTDINEFMGEMKQLRNIKKKKSGRAK, from the coding sequence GCCCATATAGAGGATAAGGTAATAGACTCCCGTCTCTCCCAGGACGGGATCGCCACCAGAAGGCGGCGCGAGTGCCTCGAGTGCGGAAAGAGGTATACCACCTACGAGCGGATAGAGGAGACTCTGCCGCTGGTGGTAAAGAAGGACGGCAGGCGCGAGGCCTTTGACAGGACAAAGATACTCGGCGGGATAAGGACCGCCTGCAGGAAGAGGCCCGTCAGCATCGAGGAGGTCGAGGGCTCGGTCGCAAGGGTGGAGACCCGGTTCATGGAGTCGGGGAAGAGGGAGGTCCCGAGCACGGACGTCGGGGAGGCCGTGATGGAGGAGCTTAAGGCCCTCGATGAGGTCGCCTACGTGAGGTTCGCCTCGGTCTACAGGGAGTTCACGGACATAAATGAATTTATGGGAGAAATGAAGCAACTCCGTAATATTAAAAAGAAAAAGAGCGGCCGTGCCAAATGA